The Girardinichthys multiradiatus isolate DD_20200921_A chromosome Y, DD_fGirMul_XY1, whole genome shotgun sequence genome has a window encoding:
- the LOC124864242 gene encoding zinc finger protein 1 homolog has protein sequence MTDLEAECLSLGLPAECGSPPPPLDASLHADCGPAGTAPTPTLALLSSDCPTPTLSSLAAEIAEPLVMLPCVKSEPEDGDLDPIRTVDLSEIQPLSTAELGHDQIKMEISGLDYIKSEHHGHLGNHPLGLFHHSDMSELDYKSHYEPCSVFDYISQVTDTLEYIKSDHTVDLHCYYSTELGSLKSEYSESNAMSAHLHHNGLESIHMAELRTELNKLRPDSLLLDGMGKLDPEFGDGTLYELQPAQDGKTPGDGMGRASQGGGGVGLVITTKTQSPTVRKPRNMQGEKPFSCTQCGKNFSTLGNLKTHQRIHTGERPYTCSQCGKSFGQAGNLKRHQLIHTGQKPYVCAHCPKGFTKADDLRSHQRLHTGERPFICTACSKSFGQSKELKAHQLSHTGERPYCCQHCGKSFTKETSYRNHVQIHTGEKPFACSQCGKTFSNSGVLKTHEKIHTGERPFGCTQCGKSFGRLGHLKAHQQIHTGERPYACPQCGKTFSQSGHLKAHEQIHKRERADTASTSSDGGSSAVSSDSS, from the exons ATGACGGACTTGGAGGCTGAGTGTCTGAGCCTCGGCCTGCCGGCGGAGTGTGGTTCCCCTCCCCCGCCTCTGGACGCCTCCCTGCACGCGGACTGCGGACCTGCCGGCACGGCCCCGACTCCCACCTTGGCCCTCCTCTCCTCGGACTGCCCGACGCCCACGCTCAGCTCGTTGGCTGCGGAGATCGCGGAGCCGCTGGTGATGCTGCCGTGCGTGAAGAGCGAGCCGGAGGATGGGGACCTGGATCCCATCCGGACCGTCGACTTGTCCGAGATTCAGCCGTTGTCCACCGCCGAACTGGGCCATGACCAGATCAAGATGGAGATCAGCGGCCTTGACTACATCAAATCCGAGCATCATGGTCACCTTGGCAACCACCCGCTGGGCCTGTTTCACCACAGCGACATGTCGGAGCTGGACTACAAGTCACACTACGAGCCCTGCTCTGTGTTCGACTACATCTCCCAG GTTACAGACACTCTGGAGTACATCAAGTCGGACCACACCGTGGACCTCCACTGTTACTACAGCACCGAGCTGGGCTCCCTAAAGTCCGAGTACTCCGAGTCCAACGCCATGTCTGCCCACCTGCATCACAATGGCCTGGAGTCCATCCACATGGCCGAGCTCCGCACTGAGCTCAACAAGCTGCGGCCCGATTCTCTGCTCCTGGACGGGATGGGCAAACTGGACCCTGAGTTCGGAGATGGCACACTGTATGAGCTGCAGCCCGCTCAGGACGGAAAGACTCCTGGAGATGGCATGGGGCGGGCCAGCCAGGGCGGAGGAGGGGTGGGTCTGGTCATCACGACCAAAACCCAGAGTCCTACAGTGAGGAAACCCAGGAACATGCAGGGGGAGAAACCGTTCTCCTGCACACAGTGTGGAAAGAACTTCAGCACGCTGGGAAACCTGAAAACCCACCAGCGCATCCACACCGGCGAGCGTCCCTACACCTGCTCGCAGTGCGGCAAGAGCTTCGGCCAGGCCGGAAACCTCAAACGCCACCAGCTGATCCACACGGGCCAAAAGCCCTACGTATGTGCTCACTGCCCCAAAGGCTTCACCAAGGCGGACGACCTGCGCTCGCACCAGCGCCTGCACACCGGCGAGCGCCCCTTCATCTGCACCGCCTGCAGCAAGAGCTTCGGCCAATCCAAGGAGCTGAAAGCACACCAGCTGAGCCACACGGGCGAGCGGCCGTACTGCTGCCAGCACTGCGGCAAAAGCTTCACCAAGGAGACCAGCTACCGCAACCACGTCCAGATCCACACCGGCGAGAAGCCCTTCGCCTGCTCGCAGTGTGGAAAGACTTTCAGCAACTCTGGCGTCTTAAAAACCCACGAGAAGATCCACACGGGCGAGCGGCCGTTCGGCTGCACGCAGTGCGGGAAGAGCTTCGGTCGCCTCGGCCACCTGAAGGCGCACCAGCAGATCCACACCGGCGAGCGGCCGTACGCCTGCCCCCAATGTGGCAAGACTTTCAGCCAGTCGGGCCACCTCAAAGCACACGAGCAGATCCACAAACGAGAGCGGGCGGACACGGCGAGCACCAGCAGCGATGGCGGCAGCAGCGCCGTGAGCAGCGACAGCAGCTAA